In the Actinomycetota bacterium genome, one interval contains:
- a CDS encoding TM2 domain-containing protein — MLDAAGNPVSEKSRLAAALLAWFLGVLGIHRFYVGKVGTAILMIVTLGGLGIWVLVDFIMILIGSFRDKEGKALQNW, encoded by the coding sequence ATGCTCGACGCCGCAGGCAACCCCGTATCGGAGAAGTCCCGGCTCGCAGCCGCGCTGCTGGCCTGGTTCCTGGGCGTCCTGGGTATCCACCGCTTCTACGTCGGCAAGGTCGGCACGGCCATCCTCATGATCGTGACGCTCGGCGGCCTGGGCATCTGGGTGCTCGTCGACTTCATCATGATCTTGATCGGCTCGTTCCGCGACAAGGAAGGCAAGGCCCTGCAGAACTGGTAG
- a CDS encoding 3-isopropylmalate dehydrogenase, whose product MSRSLRLAVIPGDGIGVEVVGEALKVLAAAAPADDLAVATQEYDLGARRYNATGETLPDTVLEELRGHDAILLGAIGDPSVPPGVLERGVLLPLRFALDHHVNLRPVKLYPGVATPLAGKGVEDIDFVVCREGTEGPYVGAGGTLRRGTPHEVATEESLNTAFGVERIVRDAFQRATKRRRKVTLVHKTNVLVYAGSLWQRTFDRVAAEFPDVTTDYCHVDAAAMFFLTAPERFDVVVTDNLFGDILTDIGAAITGGIGLAASGNLDVSRTNPSMFEPVHGSAPDIAGTGQADPTATVLSLAMLLDHVGASKAADRVQAAVSADLSGRQGNGARSTAQIGDALATAVAG is encoded by the coding sequence ATGTCCCGCTCCCTGCGTCTGGCAGTCATTCCCGGCGACGGCATCGGTGTGGAGGTGGTCGGCGAGGCCCTGAAGGTGCTGGCCGCCGCCGCGCCGGCCGACGACCTCGCCGTCGCCACGCAGGAGTACGACCTGGGGGCGCGGCGCTACAACGCCACAGGCGAGACGTTGCCGGACACCGTGCTCGAGGAACTGCGCGGCCACGACGCGATCCTGTTGGGCGCCATCGGCGATCCGAGTGTGCCGCCGGGCGTGCTGGAGCGCGGCGTGCTGTTGCCGTTGCGGTTCGCGCTGGATCACCACGTGAACCTCCGGCCGGTCAAGCTGTACCCCGGTGTCGCGACGCCGCTGGCAGGCAAGGGCGTCGAGGACATCGACTTCGTGGTGTGCCGTGAGGGGACCGAGGGTCCGTACGTCGGTGCCGGTGGAACGCTGCGGCGCGGCACCCCGCACGAGGTGGCCACCGAAGAGAGCCTCAACACCGCGTTCGGCGTGGAGCGCATCGTCCGTGATGCCTTCCAGCGGGCCACGAAGCGCCGGCGCAAGGTCACGCTGGTGCACAAGACCAACGTGCTGGTGTACGCCGGTTCGCTGTGGCAGCGGACCTTCGACCGCGTCGCGGCGGAGTTTCCCGACGTCACCACCGACTACTGCCACGTCGACGCGGCGGCGATGTTCTTCCTCACCGCTCCGGAGCGTTTCGACGTCGTCGTCACCGACAACCTGTTCGGCGACATCCTCACCGACATCGGCGCGGCGATCACCGGGGGCATCGGCCTGGCCGCCAGCGGCAATCTCGACGTCAGCCGCACCAACCCGTCGATGTTCGAGCCGGTGCACGGCTCGGCCCCCGATATCGCCGGGACCGGTCAGGCGGACCCCACCGCGACGGTGCTGTCGCTGGCGATGCTGCTGGACCACGTCGGGGCGTCGAAGGCGGCGGATCGTGTGCAGGCCGCCGTTTCCGCGGACCTGTCCGGCCGGCAGGGCAACGGGGCCCGCTCGACCGCCCAGATCGGCGATGCCTTGGCAACCGCAGTAGCCGGCTGA
- a CDS encoding branched-chain amino acid aminotransferase, with translation MTTTSHAEAFALHRNPAPLPVAERAAILADPGFGRTFTDHMARVRWDADRGWHDPELVPYGPLTIDPATNVIHYGQSIFEGLKAYRHADGTVKTFRPWANAARFAKSARRLAMPELPEELFLGSLQALVGVDSAWVPADAERSLYLRPFMFATEVGLGVRPANAYDYLLIASPAGAYFAGGVHPVSVWLCDDYVRAAPGGTGEAKCAGNYAASLIAQAEAIEQGCDQVVWLDAAEHRWVEEMGGMNLFFVYGSGRDARVVTPALTGALLEGVTRSSLLTLAADLGYGVEEARVSVEEWRAGNASGQLTEVFACGTAAVITPVGHVKSRDAQWSISGGTAGPITLQLREALLDIQTGAAADPHGWMYPLG, from the coding sequence ATGACCACGACCTCCCACGCCGAGGCATTCGCGCTGCACCGCAATCCCGCGCCGCTGCCGGTGGCCGAGCGGGCCGCGATCCTCGCCGACCCCGGTTTCGGCCGGACCTTCACCGACCACATGGCGCGGGTGCGCTGGGACGCCGACCGCGGCTGGCACGACCCCGAGCTGGTGCCGTACGGCCCGCTCACCATCGACCCAGCGACCAACGTCATCCACTACGGGCAGTCCATCTTCGAAGGACTCAAGGCCTACCGGCACGCCGACGGGACGGTGAAGACCTTCCGGCCCTGGGCCAATGCCGCCCGCTTCGCCAAGTCCGCCCGGCGGCTGGCGATGCCGGAACTGCCCGAAGAACTGTTCCTGGGATCGCTGCAGGCGCTCGTCGGCGTGGATTCCGCCTGGGTCCCCGCCGATGCCGAACGGTCGCTGTACCTGCGGCCGTTCATGTTCGCGACCGAGGTCGGTCTGGGCGTTCGGCCGGCCAACGCCTACGACTATCTGCTCATCGCGTCGCCGGCCGGCGCGTACTTCGCCGGCGGGGTGCATCCGGTGTCGGTGTGGCTGTGCGACGACTACGTGCGCGCGGCCCCCGGCGGGACCGGCGAGGCCAAGTGCGCCGGCAACTACGCGGCCTCGTTGATCGCCCAGGCGGAGGCGATCGAGCAGGGGTGCGACCAGGTGGTCTGGCTGGATGCCGCCGAGCACCGATGGGTCGAGGAGATGGGGGGCATGAACCTCTTCTTCGTCTACGGCAGCGGTCGCGACGCCCGGGTGGTGACCCCGGCGCTGACCGGCGCCCTGCTCGAAGGCGTGACCCGCTCGTCCTTGCTCACCCTGGCCGCCGATCTGGGCTACGGCGTCGAGGAGGCACGCGTCAGCGTCGAGGAGTGGCGCGCGGGCAACGCCAGCGGGCAGCTCACCGAGGTGTTCGCGTGCGGGACCGCCGCGGTGATCACGCCGGTCGGGCACGTTAAGAGCCGCGACGCCCAGTGGTCGATCTCCGGCGGGACGGCCGGGCCGATCACCTTGCAGCTGCGCGAGGCGCTGCTGGACATCCAGACCGGGGCCGCGGCAGATCCGCACGGCTGGATGTATCCACTCGGGTAG
- a CDS encoding citramalate synthase codes for MTGPDDSFHVYDTTLRDGAQREGISYSVNDKLAVARLLDDYGVGFIEGGWPGAMPKDTEFFARAASELQLQHAQLVAFGATRRAGATAASDPQVAALLESGAPVVTIVAKSDVRHVTQALRTTLDENLAMVTDTVAHLVAAGRRVFVDHEHFFDGYLHDPDYGVRLLVAAADAGAAVGVLCDTNGGMLPSRVLAIASDVASRTGVRLGIHCQDDTACAVANTLAAVEAGATHVQCTANGYGERTGNADLFAVVANLETKLGMTVLPAGKLRETVRVSHAIAEIANLTPDTHQAYAGTSSFAHKAGLHASALKVSAELYNHIDPALVGNDMRVLITEMAGRASVELKGRELGFDLSGDPDLLGRVVDRVKELEARGWTFEAADASFELLLREESAGRHRLFTVESWRTIVEQRPDGEVVSEATVKVLADGDRIVATGEGNGPVNALDNALRTAVVQLCPEVDKLELVDYKVRILAGVTGTGAVTRVLVGTTDGDAEWTTVGVHENVIAASWTALEDALAYGLLRSGR; via the coding sequence ATGACCGGTCCAGACGACTCGTTCCACGTGTACGACACGACGTTGCGCGACGGCGCGCAGCGCGAGGGGATCTCGTACTCGGTGAACGACAAGCTCGCCGTCGCGCGGTTGCTCGACGACTACGGGGTCGGCTTCATCGAAGGCGGCTGGCCGGGGGCGATGCCGAAGGACACCGAGTTCTTCGCCCGCGCCGCCAGCGAACTGCAGTTGCAGCACGCGCAGCTGGTGGCGTTCGGGGCGACCCGTCGCGCCGGTGCCACCGCGGCCAGCGATCCGCAGGTCGCGGCGCTGCTCGAGTCCGGCGCGCCGGTGGTGACGATCGTGGCGAAGTCCGACGTCCGCCATGTCACGCAGGCCCTGCGTACCACGCTGGACGAGAACCTCGCGATGGTCACCGACACCGTGGCCCACCTGGTGGCGGCAGGCCGGCGGGTCTTCGTCGACCACGAGCACTTCTTCGACGGCTACCTGCACGATCCGGACTACGGGGTCCGCCTGCTGGTCGCTGCCGCCGACGCCGGTGCCGCCGTCGGGGTGCTGTGCGACACCAACGGCGGCATGTTGCCGTCCCGGGTGCTGGCGATCGCCAGCGACGTCGCGTCACGGACCGGCGTCCGGCTCGGCATCCACTGCCAGGACGACACCGCCTGCGCCGTGGCCAACACCCTGGCGGCGGTCGAGGCCGGGGCGACCCACGTGCAGTGCACTGCCAACGGGTACGGCGAACGCACCGGCAACGCGGACCTGTTCGCCGTGGTCGCGAATCTGGAGACCAAGCTCGGAATGACGGTGCTGCCGGCCGGGAAACTGCGCGAAACGGTCCGGGTGTCGCACGCCATCGCCGAGATCGCCAACCTCACGCCCGACACCCACCAGGCGTACGCCGGTACGTCGTCGTTCGCGCACAAGGCGGGCCTGCACGCCAGCGCGCTCAAGGTCTCCGCCGAGCTGTACAACCACATCGATCCGGCCTTGGTGGGCAACGACATGCGGGTCCTCATCACCGAGATGGCCGGTCGCGCCTCGGTCGAACTCAAGGGCCGCGAACTGGGATTCGACCTGTCCGGCGACCCCGACCTGCTCGGGCGCGTTGTCGACCGCGTCAAGGAACTCGAGGCCAGGGGCTGGACGTTCGAGGCCGCCGACGCGTCGTTCGAGTTGTTGCTGCGGGAGGAATCGGCGGGCCGGCACCGGCTGTTCACCGTCGAGTCCTGGCGCACCATCGTCGAGCAGCGGCCCGACGGCGAGGTCGTCAGCGAGGCGACCGTGAAGGTCCTGGCCGACGGCGACCGGATCGTGGCGACCGGCGAGGGCAACGGGCCGGTCAACGCCCTCGACAACGCGCTGCGGACCGCCGTGGTGCAGCTGTGCCCGGAGGTCGACAAGCTGGAGCTGGTCGACTACAAGGTGCGGATCCTGGCCGGGGTCACCGGGACCGGGGCGGTGACCCGGGTGCTGGTCGGGACCACCGACGGCGACGCGGAATGGACCACGGTCGGGGTGCACGAGAACGTGATCGCGGCGTCGTGGACCGCGCTGGAGGACGCGTTGGCCTACGGGCTGTTGCGTTCCGGCCGCTAG